The DNA window ATACAAACTTTTTGCTGGACAAGCAAAAATCTAAAGCGTCTGTATTTGTTGAAATAGAACAAGGGAAAGAACTTTCAAAAGAGCAGGTTAACGGTATTGCAATGCTTGTGGCAAATGCAGTAAAAGATTTAGATCCTGAAAATATATCTATCGTTGATAATAGAGGACAAGTATTGAATAAGCAAAAAGATGACGATACTTTTGATGCTTCTACCCAATTAGGGCTACAAAAAAAAGTACAAAGCCAAATACAGGAAAGCATAAAGGAATTTTTATCCACTTCGTATGGACCAGGAAATGTTGCAGTTATGGTAAATGTAAAACTTGATTTTGATAGTGAAGTGACAGATGTAAAGGAGTTTGCACCACCAATAAAGGATGAAACCAATGGACTTATTCGAAGTATGAACGAACAAAATGAACATTTAACAAATGGAAGTGATGGTGGTGTTCCAGGGACGGATTCTAACTCGGAAGATATTACCCAATATGTAGAAGATAGTGGAAATGGCTCAAAATATGACAAAGCAAATAAAACGATTAATTATGAGTTAAATGAAATTAATAAGAAAATTGTAAAGGCACAAGGACAAGTAAAAGATATAACTGTTGCAGTTTTGATAAACAAGCAAATACTCCCAAATGGAGAACTTACAGACGAGGAAGAGAAGAAAATTAAAAGTATTGTTTCAGCTTCAGCTGGACTAGATACAAAAGTTGTTGAAGTAATGGCAAAAGATTTTGATACAACGATTGCAGATGAATTTGCAAGTATTGA is part of the Crassaminicella profunda genome and encodes:
- the fliF gene encoding flagellar basal-body MS-ring/collar protein FliF, producing the protein MGNGLEHVKEQLNEFYKKLDKKQKIKIGVSGLLVIISMTLLFYFTSQPEYVTLFSDLTPKDVGEITAKLDEMTIPWKDNESNTTILVPKEYKNKAQAKLAVEGLPKESFSYEKMIDSSSLTMTNEERKKRYVIAQMNALAATIEEIDGIKNAMVNLSVADDTNFLLDKQKSKASVFVEIEQGKELSKEQVNGIAMLVANAVKDLDPENISIVDNRGQVLNKQKDDDTFDASTQLGLQKKVQSQIQESIKEFLSTSYGPGNVAVMVNVKLDFDSEVTDVKEFAPPIKDETNGLIRSMNEQNEHLTNGSDGGVPGTDSNSEDITQYVEDSGNGSKYDKANKTINYELNEINKKIVKAQGQVKDITVAVLINKQILPNGELTDEEEKKIKSIVSASAGLDTKVVEVMAKDFDTTIADEFASIEENSQSGTFGNIPLWAIGILGALLIGACVYTVYRLRKRKAAMDIVLDEPVSTIEDELDEIQLEVNEKSSYKKQIDKFVDKNPEAVAQLLKTWLNED